The following proteins are co-located in the Candidatus Methylomirabilis sp. genome:
- a CDS encoding Ppx/GppA phosphatase family protein: MAIYAAIDVGTNTLRLLVAEAADSGRFTILHQEQTIARLGEGLMPSRRLQDVPRQRSLTILRRFAETARRFKAMHVAAIATSAVREASNREEFVAAALRESGISLRVIDGSEEARLTLLGVRHGLRLGSERVLVMDIGGGSTEFILATGETIEAIVSTGLGVVKLTEAHLYSDPPTPGELEAVEQVVADRIGRLRAELPKLDGTVLIATAGTPTALAAIDLGLTVYTPDRVDGHRLSLTRTRQLLRVLTTKPLTERSKIPPLEPGRADLIVAGTTLIVTVMGALGYDEFMVSDSGLREGILLDLLRQHAA, translated from the coding sequence AAGAACAGACGATCGCTCGTCTCGGTGAAGGGTTGATGCCAAGTCGGCGACTCCAGGATGTGCCGCGTCAGCGAAGCCTGACGATCCTCAGAAGGTTCGCCGAAACGGCGCGCCGCTTCAAGGCGATGCACGTGGCGGCGATCGCCACCAGTGCCGTGCGGGAGGCGAGTAACCGCGAGGAGTTTGTGGCTGCGGCGCTCCGGGAGAGCGGAATTAGCCTCCGGGTCATCGACGGCAGCGAGGAGGCGCGGCTTACCCTGCTCGGTGTTCGGCACGGGCTCCGCCTCGGGTCAGAGCGAGTCCTGGTCATGGATATCGGCGGTGGGAGCACCGAGTTCATTCTCGCCACGGGGGAGACGATTGAGGCGATCGTGAGCACCGGTCTGGGCGTGGTCAAGCTGACCGAGGCGCATCTGTACAGCGATCCGCCAACCCCCGGTGAGCTGGAGGCCGTTGAACAGGTTGTCGCGGACCGCATTGGGCGGCTACGCGCTGAACTGCCAAAACTCGATGGGACGGTGCTCATCGCCACCGCCGGGACGCCAACTGCTCTCGCGGCAATTGACCTTGGGCTGACCGTCTATACTCCCGATCGAGTGGACGGCCATCGGCTGTCGTTGACTCGGACGAGGCAATTGCTTCGCGTGCTGACGACGAAACCGCTGACCGAACGGAGCAAGATCCCACCCCTGGAACCAGGACGCGCCGATCTGATTGTTGCAGGAACGACCCTTATCGTCACGGTCATGGGCGCGCTCGGCTACGATGAGTTCATGGTCAGCGACAGTGGCCTGCGGGAAGGGATCCTCCTTGACCTTCTCAGACAGCACGCCGCGTAA
- a CDS encoding cold shock domain-containing protein, with protein sequence MKGKVKWFNVTKRFGFVVRDDGGQDAFVHASDVEGGTTLREGDTVEFDLGQDDRGRAKAVRVRVVQG encoded by the coding sequence ATGAAAGGTAAGGTGAAGTGGTTTAACGTGACGAAACGGTTCGGGTTCGTTGTGCGGGACGATGGGGGGCAGGATGCATTCGTCCACGCGAGTGACGTGGAGGGAGGTACCACCCTGAGGGAAGGCGATACGGTCGAGTTTGACCTGGGCCAGGATGATCGTGGCCGCGCGAAGGCGGTCCGGGTCCGGGTCGTACAGGGGTAA
- a CDS encoding HNH endonuclease codes for MDTDKVLVLNHSFEPLHVCTTRRAIILLYTGKAERIEDSPSIVHSPSIVFVIPAVIRLYRYVKLPVIPAIAFNKKNILRRDAYTCQYCGRNGGERMTIDHVIPRSLGGRTIWENVVSACRACNVKKGNKPLHEVKMSLRRKPSKPASVFYLGIMSHSPYRLISWSKYLPREVGGDLQGAGS; via the coding sequence ATGGACACTGACAAAGTATTGGTATTGAATCACTCCTTTGAACCCCTCCACGTCTGCACTACGCGAAGAGCCATTATTCTGCTGTACACTGGAAAGGCCGAACGGATCGAGGACAGTCCAAGTATTGTTCACTCCCCCTCGATCGTCTTTGTCATCCCTGCTGTGATCCGCCTCTATCGTTATGTGAAGCTTCCGGTCATCCCCGCGATTGCCTTCAACAAGAAAAATATTCTGAGACGGGACGCGTATACCTGCCAATACTGCGGCCGCAACGGTGGTGAACGGATGACCATCGATCATGTGATTCCCAGATCGCTTGGGGGACGAACCATCTGGGAGAACGTGGTGAGCGCGTGCCGCGCCTGTAACGTGAAGAAAGGGAACAAACCCCTTCACGAGGTCAAGATGAGCTTACGCCGCAAGCCCTCCAAGCCGGCCTCTGTCTTTTATCTGGGGATCATGTCCCACTCCCCGTACAGGCTCATCTCATGGAGTAAGTATCTCCCCCGCGAGGTTGGCGGGGACCTCCAGGGCGCCGGTTCCTGA
- the uvrB gene encoding excinuclease ABC subunit UvrB, translating to MPNFKLVCDYQPKGDQPQAIRKLVDGCLQDRPHQVLLGVTGSGKTFTMANVIAAIERPTLIIAHNKTLAAQLYEEFKAFFPHNAVEYFVSYYDYYQPEAYLPVTDTFIEKDSMINDQIDKLRHSATRSLLERRDVVIVASVSCIYGLGSPEAYYGMMVFLERGSFCDREQMLRKLVEIQYQRNDYDLHRGSFRVRGDVVEIFPAYADTVVRVELFGDEVEGLWEIDSLTGERIQGLHRVPIYPATHYVTPHDRREAAFTAILKELNEQVASLEKAGKLLEAQRLKQRTGFDLEMMREIGVCKGIENYSRHLSGRVQGEPPPTLMDYLPRDALVIIDESHQTIPQIRGMYHGDRSRKETLVEYGFRLPSAMDNRPFTFEEFERAVRQVIYVSATPGPYELTKVKGEIVEQIIRPTGLIDPEIQVRPIRGQIDDLIGEIRAVTARGHRVLVTTLTKRMAENLTDYLAEVGIKVRYLHSDIDTLERNEIIRELRLGKFDVLVGINLLREGLDLPEVALVAILDADKEGFLRSSGSLIQTIGRAARNVEGRVVLYADTITDSMKRAIEETERRREVQMAYNLEHGITPESIRKSISDVLSSVSEKDYYTVPAAPDVEQVGRLTEEELLAQIGQLEKEMRAAAKRLEFERAAEFRDQIRELEKHRLGIVEG from the coding sequence ATGCCTAATTTCAAGCTCGTCTGCGACTATCAGCCAAAGGGCGATCAACCCCAGGCGATCAGGAAGCTGGTTGACGGGTGCCTGCAAGACAGGCCTCACCAGGTACTCCTGGGGGTAACAGGTTCGGGTAAGACCTTTACCATGGCGAACGTCATCGCTGCGATCGAACGCCCAACACTGATCATTGCCCACAACAAGACCCTGGCGGCACAGCTCTATGAAGAGTTCAAGGCGTTTTTCCCGCACAATGCCGTTGAATACTTCGTCAGCTACTACGACTACTATCAGCCGGAGGCGTACCTGCCTGTCACCGATACCTTCATCGAGAAGGATTCGATGATTAACGACCAGATCGATAAGCTGCGTCATTCAGCCACGCGTTCGCTGCTGGAGCGACGTGACGTGGTCATCGTAGCCTCCGTCTCATGCATCTACGGTCTGGGTTCTCCGGAAGCCTATTATGGGATGATGGTCTTCCTGGAGCGAGGCAGCTTCTGCGATCGGGAGCAGATGCTCCGGAAGTTGGTGGAGATCCAGTATCAGCGAAACGACTACGATCTGCACCGCGGCAGTTTCCGGGTGCGAGGCGACGTGGTGGAGATCTTTCCCGCCTACGCCGATACGGTGGTTCGTGTGGAGCTGTTCGGCGACGAGGTGGAAGGGCTGTGGGAGATCGATTCGCTCACGGGCGAGCGGATCCAGGGACTTCATCGGGTTCCGATCTATCCGGCCACGCATTACGTGACCCCCCACGACCGTCGAGAGGCGGCCTTTACTGCGATCCTTAAGGAGCTGAACGAGCAGGTCGCGTCCCTTGAGAAGGCCGGGAAGCTCCTCGAGGCGCAGCGGTTGAAGCAGCGAACCGGCTTCGACCTGGAGATGATGCGGGAGATCGGGGTCTGCAAGGGGATCGAGAACTACTCGCGCCATCTCTCGGGACGAGTCCAGGGCGAGCCACCCCCCACACTGATGGACTACCTGCCCAGGGATGCCCTGGTCATTATCGATGAGTCCCACCAGACGATTCCGCAGATCCGCGGCATGTATCACGGCGATCGCTCCCGCAAGGAGACGCTGGTCGAGTATGGGTTTCGCCTTCCGTCCGCCATGGACAATCGCCCATTCACCTTTGAGGAGTTTGAGCGGGCTGTACGCCAGGTCATCTATGTATCGGCTACGCCGGGCCCCTACGAGCTGACGAAGGTCAAAGGGGAGATTGTGGAGCAGATCATCCGCCCCACCGGGCTGATCGACCCTGAGATCCAGGTCAGGCCGATCCGCGGGCAGATCGATGATCTGATCGGCGAAATCCGGGCCGTCACGGCCAGGGGCCATCGGGTCCTGGTCACGACGCTCACCAAGCGGATGGCAGAGAACCTCACCGACTACCTCGCTGAGGTCGGGATCAAGGTCCGCTACCTGCACTCCGATATCGATACGCTGGAGCGAAATGAGATCATCCGAGAACTGAGGCTTGGGAAGTTCGATGTGTTGGTCGGGATTAATCTGTTGCGGGAAGGGCTGGACCTCCCTGAGGTGGCGCTGGTAGCCATCCTGGATGCCGATAAGGAGGGGTTCCTGCGCTCCTCCGGATCCCTCATCCAGACGATCGGCCGGGCGGCAAGGAATGTTGAGGGACGGGTGGTGCTGTATGCCGATACCATCACAGACTCGATGAAGCGTGCCATTGAGGAAACCGAACGGAGACGTGAGGTCCAGATGGCCTATAACCTCGAGCATGGGATCACGCCGGAAAGCATCAGGAAGTCAATCTCCGATGTCCTCTCGAGCGTCTCCGAGAAGGACTACTATACCGTCCCAGCCGCGCCCGACGTCGAGCAAGTCGGCCGTCTCACAGAAGAAGAGCTGCTGGCCCAGATCGGGCAGTTGGAGAAAGAGATGCGGGCGGCGGCGAAGCGACTCGAGTTCGAGAGGGCGGCGGAGTTCCGGGATCAGATCCGGGAGTTGGAGAAACACCGCCTTGGAATCGTTGAGGGTTAG